The following proteins are encoded in a genomic region of Enterocloster clostridioformis:
- a CDS encoding type II toxin-antitoxin system PemK/MazF family toxin: MYRENKNMNQDAHQTILRGDLYYADLSPVVGSEQGGVRPVLVIQNDVGNKYSPTVIVAAITSRSTKAAIPTHVCIRRMRSGLKQDSTVLAEQIRTIDRNRLKEYIGHLDSGQMAGIEQAMVTSLGLGHLTGNMGQVFFPSYS; encoded by the coding sequence ATGTATAGAGAGAACAAGAATATGAACCAGGACGCACACCAGACCATTTTGAGAGGGGATTTATATTATGCGGATCTGTCGCCGGTAGTGGGGTCTGAGCAGGGAGGAGTCCGGCCGGTTCTGGTCATCCAGAATGATGTAGGGAACAAATACAGCCCAACCGTAATCGTAGCGGCCATCACCAGCCGATCCACCAAGGCAGCCATCCCCACCCATGTGTGTATCCGCAGGATGCGCAGCGGATTAAAGCAGGATTCCACCGTACTGGCAGAGCAGATTCGCACCATAGACCGGAACCGTTTAAAGGAATACATAGGACATCTGGATTCCGGACAGATGGCGGGAATCGAACAGGCCATGGTTACCAGCCTGGGACTGGGGCATCTGACGGGTAATATGGGACAGGTCTTTTTTCCGTCTTATTCATAA
- a CDS encoding DUF134 domain-containing protein: protein MARPYKARRICSVPTIDTFGPLNQEMDSAVELTLEEYETIRLIDWLDCTQEECADQMGVARTTVQAVYNSARKKLADCLVNGKRLEIRGGNYQLCPDGGNCCGKNCGKLGCRRRRCNNKPGGDCNEDCCNI from the coding sequence ATGGCGCGACCGTACAAGGCCAGAAGAATCTGCTCCGTGCCCACCATAGACACCTTTGGTCCTTTGAACCAGGAGATGGACAGCGCGGTGGAGCTCACGCTGGAGGAATATGAGACCATACGGCTCATTGACTGGCTGGACTGCACCCAGGAAGAGTGCGCGGACCAGATGGGGGTGGCCAGAACCACGGTCCAGGCGGTGTATAATTCAGCCAGGAAAAAGCTGGCGGACTGTCTGGTCAATGGGAAAAGGCTGGAAATCCGGGGAGGCAACTACCAGCTGTGCCCGGACGGAGGAAACTGCTGCGGGAAGAACTGCGGGAAACTCGGATGCCGCAGACGCCGCTGTAATAACAAACCAGGAGGAGATTGTAATGAAGATTGCTGTAACATATGA
- a CDS encoding NifB/NifX family molybdenum-iron cluster-binding protein codes for MKIAVTYENGQVFQHFGHTEEFKVYDTEDKKILSSQVVGTGGSGHEALAVFLKNLGVEVLICGGIGGGARTALDQAGIELYPGASGDADQAVEALLSGSLVYDPNTVCSHHHEGGEHNCHGHGHSCGEHN; via the coding sequence ATGAAGATTGCTGTAACATATGAAAACGGACAGGTATTCCAGCATTTTGGCCATACAGAGGAGTTCAAGGTATATGACACAGAGGATAAGAAAATCCTGTCCTCTCAGGTAGTGGGAACCGGCGGAAGCGGCCATGAGGCCCTGGCTGTGTTTTTGAAAAACCTGGGAGTAGAGGTGCTGATTTGCGGAGGAATCGGAGGCGGCGCCAGGACAGCGCTGGACCAGGCCGGAATTGAACTGTATCCAGGCGCATCCGGGGATGCAGACCAGGCAGTGGAGGCGCTGTTAAGCGGCAGCCTGGTTTATGATCCAAATACCGTGTGCAGCCATCACCATGAGGGCGGGGAGCATAACTGCCATGGACACGGACACAGCTGCGGAGAACATAATTAA
- a CDS encoding MalY/PatB family protein, which yields MNQIIYKERKNTNSMKWDNCGEKFGNENLLPLWVADMDFEVPECVKDAIKEYADFGVFGYYNTPHAYADAFIRWEETYHNYQVKREWMRFAPGVVPAVNWLMHILTREQEGVIIMPPVYYPFRDAILNNNRQPVESPLVRTENGYVMDYKDFEEKIMEHDVKLFILCSPHNPVGRVWRSGEIQRALDICKKHHVYVISDEIHQDIIMKGHEHVVAATTGTYDDMLVTLTAGTKTFNLAACQNSILVIPDQGLRDRYDQYLKRLRINGGNAFGYIAVQSAYEKGRDWLEQVLDIIEANYRYMRNALLEALADVWISELEGTYLMWIDLGRYIKPEDMKHVIQDKCGLAVDYGSWFGEGGYDGFIRVNLATSKENIELAAQNIIRALKHV from the coding sequence ATGAATCAGATAATTTATAAGGAAAGAAAGAATACAAACTCCATGAAGTGGGATAACTGCGGGGAGAAATTCGGCAATGAGAATCTGCTGCCTTTGTGGGTGGCTGATATGGATTTTGAGGTTCCGGAATGTGTGAAGGACGCTATAAAGGAATACGCTGATTTCGGCGTGTTCGGATATTATAATACGCCTCATGCATACGCAGATGCATTTATCCGGTGGGAGGAAACATATCACAATTATCAGGTGAAAAGAGAGTGGATGCGTTTTGCTCCCGGAGTTGTTCCTGCCGTCAACTGGCTGATGCATATACTGACCAGGGAACAGGAGGGAGTTATTATTATGCCTCCTGTGTATTATCCATTCCGCGACGCAATCCTTAATAATAACAGACAGCCTGTGGAAAGTCCCCTTGTACGTACGGAAAATGGGTATGTGATGGACTATAAGGATTTTGAAGAGAAAATCATGGAACATGACGTAAAGCTGTTTATACTGTGCTCCCCTCATAATCCTGTGGGAAGGGTATGGAGGTCCGGGGAGATACAAAGGGCGCTGGATATATGTAAGAAGCATCATGTCTATGTTATCTCCGATGAAATTCATCAGGATATCATCATGAAAGGCCATGAGCATGTTGTAGCTGCCACCACAGGGACATACGATGATATGCTGGTCACACTTACGGCAGGGACCAAGACATTTAACCTGGCAGCCTGCCAGAATTCCATCCTGGTCATTCCGGATCAGGGACTGCGGGACAGGTATGACCAGTATTTAAAACGGCTGCGGATTAATGGCGGGAATGCATTTGGTTATATTGCGGTACAAAGCGCCTATGAAAAGGGAAGGGACTGGCTTGAGCAGGTACTGGATATCATAGAGGCCAATTACCGCTATATGAGAAACGCGCTTTTGGAGGCGCTTGCGGATGTGTGGATTTCCGAGCTGGAAGGAACGTATCTGATGTGGATTGATTTGGGCAGATACATAAAGCCGGAGGACATGAAACACGTTATCCAGGACAAATGCGGTTTGGCAGTGGATTATGGAAGCTGGTTTGGTGAAGGCGGATATGACGGATTTATCCGCGTCAATCTTGCAACCAGCAAGGAAAATATTGAACTGGCGGCGCAAAATATAATCAGGGCCCTGAAACACGTTTGA
- a CDS encoding ABC transporter ATP-binding protein translates to MIKDRVTLADMENIKINQLSFSYEDNGKLILKDINIEVQAGEFVCILGQSGCGKSTLLRLLAGLLKPTSGELLIGGKKVEGASLERGVVFQDYGLFPWMTAGENILLALKQRFPGRTKQELKQTAINMLLEVGLEESVYKMLPKELSGGMKQRCAIAQAFSMDPPILLMDEPFGALDAVTRARLQDLVLKLWAQDNPKKTVFFVTHDVDEAMLLANRIIVLGQSPSSIIYECAIPEDGRPTRETQFENMEMLRMRTKLICQINRDVADHIE, encoded by the coding sequence TTGATAAAGGATAGAGTGACACTTGCGGATATGGAAAATATTAAAATAAATCAATTGTCTTTTTCGTATGAAGACAACGGGAAATTAATTTTAAAGGATATAAATATAGAGGTGCAGGCGGGAGAATTTGTCTGTATTCTGGGACAATCCGGGTGCGGAAAAAGCACACTTTTGCGCCTGCTGGCCGGCCTTTTAAAACCCACGTCCGGAGAATTGTTAATCGGAGGTAAAAAGGTGGAAGGAGCCAGTCTGGAGCGCGGCGTTGTATTCCAGGATTACGGTTTGTTCCCGTGGATGACAGCGGGTGAAAATATCCTGCTTGCATTAAAACAGCGTTTTCCAGGAAGGACAAAGCAGGAGCTAAAGCAGACTGCCATAAACATGCTGCTGGAAGTGGGGCTGGAGGAATCCGTCTATAAGATGCTGCCAAAGGAATTGTCCGGCGGCATGAAGCAGAGGTGTGCCATTGCCCAGGCATTCAGCATGGACCCGCCCATCCTGCTGATGGACGAGCCGTTTGGAGCGCTGGACGCGGTGACCCGGGCCAGACTTCAGGACCTGGTGCTCAAGCTGTGGGCACAGGACAACCCAAAGAAAACCGTGTTTTTTGTGACCCATGATGTAGATGAGGCAATGCTCCTTGCCAACCGCATTATCGTGCTGGGACAATCGCCAAGCAGCATTATATACGAGTGCGCGATTCCGGAAGACGGACGCCCCACCAGGGAGACACAGTTTGAGAACATGGAAATGCTCAGGATGCGCACCAAATTGATTTGCCAGATTAACAGGGATGTGGCAGACCACATTGAATAG
- a CDS encoding ABC transporter substrate-binding protein: MKKRIFTVLLAAAMTVSLAACAGTAENNAGKKTEETSAGQSVSKETAESEAASKETPGENTQEQAASDEKASGGNAPEQSVVKWNCGTSGNVLLTIAEEKGYLKDEGITIEYVEANANADAMTLLATGKVDVVSNAGTSNPLQQIASGVDLTIFGGHMVEGCMPVVAKAGAEWNGIESFIGKKVAVNPSYFAFTGAVMDLGYDNPLEAVDWEIYSDYNDALAAVIRGDVEYALMGTGQNLAVQEMVKNGEIDIVSYQSEIMENYSCCRMEGQTQWVNDNPNTVKAVIRALLRAQSYYESNKEEAVKLHAAKIKATEEYVAAYMLDDEHYFVSVDPLKNFVKRAWDILDKTGFLDEKAKEINIDDHINTKLYEEALGEAAEAYGGEAPEFYQNMKTFFEENDK, from the coding sequence ATGAAAAAGAGAATTTTTACAGTGCTTCTGGCAGCGGCTATGACAGTCAGTCTGGCGGCCTGCGCCGGCACGGCAGAGAACAATGCCGGCAAAAAAACAGAGGAGACATCAGCAGGCCAAAGCGTGTCAAAGGAGACCGCGGAAAGTGAGGCCGCATCAAAAGAAACACCTGGGGAGAATACACAGGAACAGGCAGCATCGGATGAAAAGGCTTCCGGTGGAAACGCGCCGGAGCAGAGCGTGGTAAAATGGAACTGCGGAACAAGCGGTAATGTGCTTCTGACAATTGCAGAGGAAAAGGGATATCTGAAAGACGAGGGAATCACAATTGAGTACGTTGAGGCCAATGCCAATGCCGACGCAATGACGCTGCTGGCTACGGGCAAGGTGGATGTTGTATCGAATGCAGGAACAAGCAACCCTCTGCAGCAGATTGCGTCCGGAGTGGACCTGACAATCTTTGGAGGCCACATGGTAGAAGGCTGTATGCCGGTTGTGGCGAAAGCCGGTGCTGAGTGGAACGGAATCGAATCCTTTATCGGCAAAAAGGTGGCGGTGAATCCAAGCTACTTTGCGTTTACGGGCGCAGTGATGGACCTTGGCTATGATAATCCCCTTGAGGCCGTGGACTGGGAAATTTATTCCGATTACAATGACGCCCTGGCAGCCGTAATCCGCGGGGATGTAGAATATGCGCTTATGGGTACAGGACAGAACCTGGCCGTTCAGGAGATGGTGAAAAATGGGGAAATCGACATCGTAAGCTATCAGAGTGAAATCATGGAGAATTATTCCTGCTGCAGGATGGAAGGCCAGACCCAATGGGTAAATGATAATCCCAATACAGTAAAAGCCGTTATCCGCGCATTGTTACGGGCACAGTCTTATTATGAGAGCAATAAAGAGGAGGCCGTAAAATTACATGCCGCAAAAATCAAGGCCACGGAAGAATATGTGGCTGCTTATATGTTGGATGACGAGCACTATTTTGTAAGTGTTGACCCCCTTAAAAATTTTGTAAAGCGGGCGTGGGATATACTTGACAAAACAGGATTCTTAGATGAAAAGGCAAAAGAGATCAATATTGATGACCATATCAATACGAAGTTATATGAGGAAGCCCTTGGAGAAGCGGCAGAGGCATACGGCGGGGAAGCGCCTGAGTTCTACCAGAATATGAAAACCTTCTTTGAAGAGAACGACAAATAA
- a CDS encoding ABC transporter permease: MNKAGAFIKKYWITFCIFSGLVLLYVYVTENKLVNPYLFPSADAIKQAFISSRGMMAGNMLASFKLLIPSVTISLLIALFLGTIMGMNTRVREVLYPVIYAFSVIPSILLSPFVLLMAPSLFSASVFLIVYNIMWATLFATITGIMTIDKRYLDKAATLELRGFKRLIKVILPAASPSILAGFVNSLRSSFVMLVFAEMYGAGQGMGYFVKKYAELGIFANTWVGFVFMVIVLVIVMQIFELLKKHLLKWTIE, from the coding sequence ATGAATAAGGCAGGGGCATTTATTAAAAAATATTGGATTACATTCTGCATATTCTCAGGGCTGGTGCTGCTGTATGTTTATGTGACGGAAAATAAACTGGTGAATCCATATCTGTTTCCATCAGCAGACGCGATTAAACAGGCATTTATCTCAAGCCGCGGCATGATGGCAGGCAATATGCTGGCATCCTTTAAGCTGCTGATACCGTCAGTGACAATTTCGCTGCTTATTGCCCTGTTCCTCGGAACAATCATGGGGATGAATACAAGGGTAAGGGAAGTCCTGTATCCGGTCATTTACGCTTTTAGCGTAATACCATCTATTCTCTTGTCCCCCTTTGTACTTCTCATGGCTCCAAGCCTGTTTTCTGCGTCCGTTTTTCTGATTGTCTATAACATTATGTGGGCAACCCTTTTTGCCACCATTACAGGTATCATGACAATCGACAAACGATATCTGGACAAGGCCGCCACCCTGGAATTACGGGGGTTTAAGAGACTGATAAAGGTCATCCTTCCGGCGGCAAGCCCATCCATTCTGGCGGGATTTGTCAATTCCCTGCGCAGTTCCTTTGTTATGCTGGTTTTTGCTGAGATGTACGGGGCAGGTCAGGGCATGGGATATTTCGTGAAGAAGTATGCGGAGTTAGGCATTTTCGCCAATACGTGGGTTGGTTTTGTTTTTATGGTAATCGTACTGGTAATCGTAATGCAGATATTTGAGCTGCTGAAAAAGCATTTGCTGAAGTGGACGATAGAGTAG
- a CDS encoding Uma2 family endonuclease, which translates to MPLPKERVYTIDDIYNLPNGERAELIDGQIYYMAPPNTTHQRISTFLHGTIFNYINSKNGPCEVFHAPFAVFLQAEDEKNNANYLEPDISVICDKDKLDNKGCHGAPDWTIEIVSSSSRQMDYYKKLALYQGAGVREYWIIDPAREVVMVYDLANETPPTIYRFTDSVKVNIYEDFSIDFSQFRL; encoded by the coding sequence ATGCCATTACCAAAAGAAAGAGTCTATACCATTGACGATATTTACAACTTGCCGAATGGAGAACGGGCAGAACTGATTGACGGTCAGATTTATTACATGGCACCACCGAACACTACCCACCAAAGAATATCTACCTTTCTACACGGAACCATTTTCAATTATATCAACAGTAAAAACGGCCCCTGTGAAGTATTCCATGCACCATTTGCCGTGTTCCTTCAGGCAGAGGATGAAAAGAATAATGCAAACTACCTGGAGCCGGATATATCCGTAATTTGCGACAAAGACAAATTGGATAATAAAGGCTGCCACGGTGCACCGGATTGGACGATTGAGATTGTTTCCTCTTCCAGCCGACAAATGGACTATTACAAAAAGCTGGCTCTTTATCAAGGGGCGGGGGTACGGGAATATTGGATTATAGACCCAGCCAGGGAGGTTGTTATGGTGTATGACTTGGCTAACGAAACACCACCCACCATTTACCGATTTACCGATTCTGTTAAAGTCAACATATATGAGGACTTTTCCATTGACTTTAGCCAATTTAGACTTTGA
- a CDS encoding QueT transporter family protein: MRQNNRKLYGLAQGAMIAAIYVALTMVFAPISFGPVQFRIAEALCILPFFTPAAVPGLFVGCLLSNLLCGAMPLDVVFGSLATLIGAAGSWYLRKHKWCVCIPPIMANTIIIPWVLRYAYGSEDMILMAMVTVGIGEILAIGVLGNTLLITLERYKNLVFRQQAA, encoded by the coding sequence ATGAGACAAAACAACAGGAAACTGTACGGACTGGCCCAGGGGGCCATGATTGCAGCCATCTATGTGGCGCTTACCATGGTATTCGCGCCCATCAGCTTCGGCCCGGTCCAGTTCAGAATCGCGGAGGCGCTTTGCATACTGCCGTTCTTTACGCCGGCAGCCGTGCCCGGACTATTTGTGGGCTGCCTGCTTTCCAACCTGCTCTGCGGGGCCATGCCCCTGGACGTGGTATTCGGAAGCCTGGCCACGCTTATTGGCGCAGCCGGTTCATGGTATCTGAGAAAGCACAAGTGGTGCGTGTGCATTCCTCCAATTATGGCCAACACCATTATCATTCCATGGGTGTTACGATATGCCTATGGTTCTGAGGATATGATTCTTATGGCCATGGTGACAGTTGGAATCGGAGAGATTCTCGCAATCGGCGTGCTGGGCAATACGCTGCTGATTACACTTGAGCGGTATAAAAACCTGGTTTTCAGGCAGCAGGCGGCATAG